From a region of the Burkholderia sp. PAMC 26561 genome:
- a CDS encoding RNA polymerase sigma factor, with product MNEEDPDAGLLARIDEQEPGAVREMVARKLPRLLALATRMLGDRDEASDVAQEVFIRIWKQASRWQSGQARFDTWLHRVALNLCYDRLRRRHEVPLDDGMPEPADHAPLPEDQLDDTARSARIAAALAALPARQREALVLQYYQELSNMEAAAVMGISVDALESLLSRARRTLRSRLVAERDDGGAHVSGKERR from the coding sequence TTGAACGAAGAAGATCCGGACGCGGGCCTCCTGGCCCGCATAGACGAACAGGAACCGGGCGCAGTCCGCGAGATGGTCGCGCGCAAGCTGCCCCGTCTGCTCGCGCTCGCAACCCGCATGCTGGGCGACCGTGACGAGGCAAGCGACGTGGCGCAGGAAGTGTTCATCCGCATCTGGAAGCAGGCGTCGCGCTGGCAGAGCGGGCAGGCGCGCTTCGATACGTGGCTGCATCGCGTGGCGCTGAATCTTTGTTATGACCGCTTGCGCCGCCGTCATGAAGTGCCGCTCGACGACGGCATGCCGGAGCCGGCCGACCACGCGCCGCTCCCCGAAGATCAACTCGACGATACCGCCCGCAGCGCGCGTATCGCCGCTGCGCTCGCGGCGCTTCCCGCGCGCCAGCGCGAGGCGCTGGTGCTGCAGTACTACCAGGAACTATCGAATATGGAAGCCGCCGCCGTGATGGGCATCAGCGTGGACGCGCTGGAAAGCCTGCTCTCGCGGGCGCGCCGCACGTTGCGCAGCCGTCTTGTCGCCGAGCGCGACGACGGCGGCGCGCATGTCTCTGGAAAGGAACGCCGATGA
- a CDS encoding winged helix-turn-helix transcriptional regulator: MSWDEVCESVCPIARSLSVVGDRWTLLILRELSMGSRRFEEIQAQTGMSSFLLSTRLKRLEKDGVIERRLYNERPPRYEYHATAKGKDLDEVLLLLRAWQMKWDDPQGKAEPAVHLVHKRSKKVVDASWRPTPGSKPFSFDDTHATISPAFAAEREERKAAFLAARRSGDS; encoded by the coding sequence ATGAGTTGGGACGAGGTTTGCGAAAGTGTCTGCCCCATCGCGCGCTCGTTGAGCGTGGTGGGTGACCGCTGGACCCTGCTCATTCTGCGCGAACTGAGCATGGGCTCGCGGCGCTTCGAGGAAATCCAGGCGCAGACGGGCATGTCGTCGTTTTTGTTGTCGACACGACTGAAGCGCCTCGAGAAGGACGGCGTGATCGAGCGGCGCCTGTATAACGAACGGCCGCCGCGATACGAGTATCACGCAACGGCCAAAGGCAAGGATCTCGATGAAGTCCTGCTCCTGCTTCGTGCGTGGCAAATGAAGTGGGACGACCCGCAAGGCAAGGCGGAACCGGCGGTGCATCTGGTGCATAAGCGCAGCAAGAAGGTTGTCGATGCATCGTGGCGGCCGACTCCAGGCAGCAAGCCATTTTCTTTTGACGATACCCACGCGACCATCAGCCCTGCCTTTGCGGCGGAAAGAGAAGAAAGGAAGGCGGCGTTCCTGGCGGCACGGCGCAGCGGCGATTCGTGA
- a CDS encoding penicillin acylase family protein yields MNRPSPLTKRRCFVSLVAILCLLMLMILVAGIAGWITLRGSLAQLDGMHASAATSALHAPVSIERDNLGAPTIKGSTRGDVAFGTGFAQAQDRYFQMDLLRRVAAGEMSELIGPAALELDRRNRPHRFRERARKAFDALPATQQGLIERYTAGVNDGLAALASRPFEYWVLRTPPAPWRPEDTLLAVYAMYFDLQSDEVRHILSRAALRERVPADLYEFLLPATSHWDAPFDTATPSTEQQPSPPATRPDWLRASKDTKHSSTAITDSMIGSNGWAVDAAHSAHGGAILASDMHLGLSLPNIWYRMSLTWPAADGQPRRITGVTLPGAPLVIAGSNERIAWGFTNSYGRFIDLIVLQRNPADPLEYRVAGGKWARATVVHERILVKGGAPVDLPVIDTQWGPQIIAGPDKTAYALRWTAHDPEAVNLNLQQLEDATNVADAIHAAQISGIPTQNFMVADSRGEIGWTLAGPLPKRNAATDPSTGPLSELPFDSTMYRGWQAYLAPAAYPSRISPPLGRLWSANNRTLPLDQAAIAGDAGTDLGARAAQIRDDLFALPHATERDMLAIQTDDRARWIENWRGIALSALDASALKDHPQRAEFRRLIETWNGRADADATGYRLVRAFYFSLYDAWFGRLDAELAAAGPQLSFRAANSRYEAVMETLAAHRAWVPDGVADWRAFMLDRIDHAIAQLPPDTTLADASWGARNRAVIEHPFARLVPSWLPWVRGWLGAPHDALPGDFNMPRVQTPSFGASERMIVSPGREQDGIFEMPGGQSGNPLSPYFMAGHEAWVRGDATSFMPGETVHRLELVRR; encoded by the coding sequence ATGAACCGTCCGAGCCCACTGACAAAGAGGCGCTGTTTCGTCTCGCTGGTCGCAATCCTGTGCCTCCTGATGCTGATGATCCTGGTGGCGGGAATCGCGGGCTGGATCACCTTGCGCGGCAGCCTTGCGCAACTCGACGGCATGCATGCATCGGCGGCGACTTCGGCGTTGCATGCGCCGGTCAGCATAGAACGCGATAACCTCGGCGCGCCGACCATCAAGGGCAGCACGCGCGGTGACGTCGCGTTCGGCACCGGCTTCGCGCAAGCGCAAGATCGCTACTTCCAGATGGATCTGCTGCGCCGCGTCGCCGCCGGCGAGATGTCCGAGCTGATCGGCCCCGCAGCGCTCGAACTGGATCGACGCAACCGGCCGCATCGATTTCGCGAACGGGCGCGCAAGGCATTCGACGCGCTGCCGGCAACCCAGCAGGGGTTGATTGAACGCTACACGGCCGGCGTCAATGACGGGCTCGCGGCGCTGGCTTCGCGTCCGTTCGAATACTGGGTGCTGCGTACGCCACCGGCGCCCTGGCGTCCGGAGGACACGCTGCTGGCCGTCTACGCAATGTACTTCGACCTGCAGTCCGATGAAGTCCGCCACATTCTGTCGCGCGCTGCGTTGCGCGAACGGGTGCCGGCGGACTTGTATGAATTCCTGCTGCCCGCAACGAGCCATTGGGACGCACCCTTCGATACTGCAACGCCTTCCACCGAACAACAGCCTTCGCCGCCCGCAACCCGCCCGGACTGGCTGCGGGCATCGAAAGACACGAAGCACAGCAGCACTGCCATCACAGATTCGATGATCGGCAGCAACGGCTGGGCAGTCGATGCCGCCCACAGCGCGCACGGCGGCGCGATCCTCGCGAGCGACATGCACCTGGGTCTTTCGCTGCCGAACATCTGGTACAGGATGTCGCTGACGTGGCCCGCAGCCGATGGCCAGCCGCGCCGCATCACAGGCGTCACCCTGCCCGGCGCACCGCTCGTGATCGCGGGCAGCAACGAACGGATCGCGTGGGGCTTTACGAACAGCTATGGCCGTTTCATCGATCTGATTGTGTTGCAGCGCAATCCCGCCGATCCGCTGGAATATCGCGTTGCAGGCGGCAAGTGGGCGCGTGCGACCGTTGTTCATGAGCGCATCCTGGTGAAGGGCGGCGCGCCCGTGGACTTGCCGGTCATCGATACACAATGGGGTCCGCAAATCATCGCCGGTCCAGACAAGACCGCCTATGCCTTGCGCTGGACCGCGCACGATCCCGAGGCCGTCAACCTGAACCTACAGCAACTGGAAGATGCCACGAACGTCGCGGACGCGATCCACGCCGCGCAAATCAGCGGCATTCCCACGCAGAATTTCATGGTCGCGGATTCGCGTGGCGAAATCGGCTGGACGCTTGCCGGGCCGCTGCCCAAACGCAACGCCGCCACTGACCCGTCCACGGGACCACTCAGCGAGCTGCCGTTCGATTCGACGATGTATCGCGGATGGCAAGCTTATCTCGCACCCGCTGCCTACCCTTCGCGCATCAGCCCGCCGCTCGGGCGGCTCTGGAGCGCGAACAATCGCACCTTGCCGCTCGATCAGGCCGCAATCGCAGGCGATGCCGGCACCGACCTCGGCGCGCGTGCAGCGCAGATTCGCGACGACCTGTTCGCGCTGCCGCACGCCACGGAGCGCGACATGCTCGCGATCCAGACCGACGACCGCGCGCGCTGGATCGAGAACTGGCGCGGCATCGCCCTCTCGGCGCTAGACGCCAGCGCGCTTAAAGATCACCCGCAACGCGCGGAATTCCGACGGCTGATCGAAACATGGAACGGCCGCGCGGATGCCGATGCCACCGGTTACCGCCTCGTGCGCGCGTTCTATTTCTCTCTCTACGATGCCTGGTTCGGACGGCTCGATGCAGAACTCGCCGCAGCCGGTCCGCAGCTCAGTTTTCGCGCCGCAAATTCGCGCTATGAAGCGGTGATGGAAACGCTCGCCGCGCATCGTGCGTGGGTGCCGGATGGCGTTGCCGACTGGCGCGCCTTCATGCTCGACCGAATCGATCATGCGATCGCGCAATTGCCACCAGACACAACACTCGCCGATGCAAGCTGGGGCGCACGCAATCGTGCAGTTATAGAACATCCGTTTGCGCGGCTTGTGCCATCGTGGCTGCCATGGGTGCGCGGCTGGCTTGGCGCACCGCACGATGCGCTGCCGGGCGACTTCAACATGCCGCGCGTGCAAACGCCTTCATTCGGTGCATCGGAGCGCATGATCGTGTCCCCTGGACGCGAGCAGGACGGCATCTTCGAAATGCCAGGCGGCCAGTCGGGAAATCCGCTGTCACCGTATTTCATGGCGGGACATGAGGCCTGGGTTCGCGGCGATGCAACATCCTTCATGCCCGGTGAAACCGTGCACCGGCTGGAACTGGTTCGGCGTTAG
- a CDS encoding cysteine hydrolase: protein MSASNYEQHNTALLIVDPYNDFMTEGGKLFNAIKETADASHMFDNLRQIIPTVRAAGIQVFIVPHHRSHPGDFDHWQHINMFQQAGLPTKAFEVGTWGGEFNPEFGPQPGDVVIKEHWAQSGFANTDLDLQLKQYGIQKIILVGLIANSCIESTGRFGMELGYHVTLVKDATAAFSHAGMVAAQTNAPMFAHAILTTDELLSKLPVHVA from the coding sequence ATGTCTGCATCGAACTATGAGCAACACAACACCGCGCTGTTGATCGTCGATCCGTACAACGACTTCATGACCGAGGGCGGCAAGCTCTTCAACGCGATCAAGGAGACCGCGGACGCGTCGCACATGTTCGACAATCTCCGCCAGATCATCCCCACGGTGCGGGCAGCAGGCATTCAGGTTTTTATCGTTCCGCATCACCGCTCGCATCCCGGCGACTTCGATCATTGGCAGCACATCAACATGTTCCAGCAGGCGGGACTGCCGACCAAGGCGTTCGAAGTCGGCACGTGGGGCGGCGAGTTCAATCCGGAATTCGGTCCGCAACCAGGCGATGTCGTCATCAAGGAACACTGGGCGCAAAGCGGCTTCGCCAATACGGATCTCGACCTGCAACTCAAGCAGTATGGCATCCAGAAGATCATCCTTGTCGGCCTGATCGCGAATAGCTGTATTGAGTCCACGGGCCGTTTCGGCATGGAGCTCGGCTATCATGTGACGCTCGTAAAAGACGCGACCGCTGCATTCAGCCATGCGGGAATGGTCGCGGCGCAAACCAACGCCCCCATGTTCGCGCACGCTATATTGACGACTGACGAGTTGTTATCGAAGCTGCCAGTGCATGTTGCGTGA
- a CDS encoding periplasmic heavy metal sensor: MTMPAKRLKTLLVVSVVLNIFLLGTIGGGTYRWIEKQKADAIAQQRGLRFAAAELPQERRDQLRDALRQTRRDSLPLVLSARAGRIDVVQALQAPQFDRATLDAALARTRDADIAVRSRVEGTVADFAATLTADERLKLVDALQRHGPLHVGPAPKK; encoded by the coding sequence ATGACCATGCCGGCAAAGAGGCTCAAGACGCTGCTGGTGGTATCGGTGGTGCTCAATATTTTTCTGCTCGGCACGATCGGCGGCGGCACGTACCGGTGGATCGAAAAGCAGAAGGCCGATGCCATCGCGCAGCAGCGCGGCTTGCGTTTTGCCGCCGCGGAATTGCCGCAGGAACGCCGCGATCAACTGCGCGATGCGCTCAGGCAGACGCGCCGTGACAGCCTGCCGCTCGTGCTGAGCGCGCGAGCGGGACGTATCGATGTCGTGCAGGCGCTGCAGGCGCCGCAGTTCGACCGCGCGACGCTCGATGCCGCCCTCGCCCGCACGCGTGATGCCGACATTGCCGTGCGTTCGCGCGTGGAAGGCACGGTGGCGGATTTTGCCGCGACGCTCACCGCCGACGAACGGCTGAAACTCGTCGATGCGTTGCAACGTCACGGACCGCTGCATGTCGGCCCCGCACCGAAAAAATAA
- a CDS encoding YXWGXW repeat-containing protein — protein MNLLKTRAAIVLISAVAALASVSASAQTIIVAPSAPPPPRVEVVPAVRPGYVWDAGHWRWAGRGYEWVPGHWRPVRVGAHWVPGHWVQRGPNWRWIEGHWAR, from the coding sequence ATGAATCTATTGAAGACCCGGGCAGCAATCGTCCTGATTTCGGCCGTTGCAGCGCTCGCGAGCGTTTCGGCGTCCGCGCAGACAATTATTGTCGCGCCCTCCGCCCCTCCGCCGCCGCGCGTGGAAGTCGTACCCGCCGTGCGTCCCGGATACGTGTGGGACGCAGGGCACTGGCGCTGGGCCGGCCGCGGCTATGAATGGGTGCCCGGCCACTGGCGGCCGGTTCGCGTCGGCGCGCATTGGGTGCCGGGCCACTGGGTACAGCGCGGTCCGAACTGGCGGTGGATCGAAGGGCATTGGGCTCGTTGA
- a CDS encoding DUF2501 domain-containing protein yields MKVRNTQNSVRTTIAGVAIALSLPFLSMSAAHAQLGNLLKGGGSSDGSSSGLSSLGSMGSALTGQSVSSGSTSNVAGVLQFCIKNNYVNASSASTVKDSLMSKLGGTSAASQDSGYTDGANGLLKSSNGKQVDLSGGGLKEQVTKQVCDKILSQGKSLIGMGQ; encoded by the coding sequence ATGAAAGTCCGCAACACGCAAAACTCAGTTCGAACCACCATTGCAGGCGTCGCCATTGCGCTGTCATTGCCGTTTTTGTCCATGTCCGCCGCACACGCGCAACTTGGCAACCTGCTGAAGGGAGGTGGAAGTTCCGACGGGTCATCGAGCGGACTCAGCAGCCTTGGCAGCATGGGCAGCGCGCTGACCGGGCAATCGGTGTCATCGGGCAGCACCAGCAACGTCGCGGGCGTGCTGCAGTTCTGTATCAAGAACAACTATGTGAATGCCAGCAGCGCGTCGACGGTGAAGGATTCGTTGATGAGCAAGCTGGGCGGCACGTCGGCGGCATCGCAGGACAGCGGTTATACCGACGGCGCAAACGGTCTGCTGAAAAGCAGCAACGGCAAGCAGGTGGACCTGAGCGGTGGCGGCCTGAAAGAACAGGTCACCAAGCAGGTTTGCGACAAGATTCTTTCGCAAGGCAAGTCGTTGATCGGCATGGGCCAGTAA
- a CDS encoding DUF1501 domain-containing protein — MISRRNFLWCAGAGVGSMLVGSRMAFASVESDRRFVFVIQRGAADGLNIVVPYADPAYAKLRGALAIDPSSATKLDGTFALHPSLVETAKMYAAQQALFVHAVASPYRDRSHFDGQNVLETGGTAPYQMKDGWLNRLVSMLPAAKANAIALAPTVPLALRGRADVTSYAPSGLPQAPDDLLVRVTQLYSGDAQLHALWTSAMDARGLAADAGARQDPASLGKLAASFLGRPDGPRIAMIETGGWDTHTAQNQRLGAQLKALDTMMAAMRDELGDHWANTTVLVATEFGRMAAANGTGGTDHGTASAAMLLGGGVQGGRILADWPGLAPSALYQGRDLRPTLGLDSLIAAAAGETFGLDPARVRATLFNQKAASPMSTRLLRT, encoded by the coding sequence ATGATCTCGCGTCGAAATTTCTTGTGGTGCGCAGGTGCCGGCGTCGGCTCGATGCTGGTCGGATCGCGCATGGCGTTTGCATCGGTGGAATCGGACCGGCGGTTTGTGTTCGTGATCCAGCGCGGCGCCGCCGATGGACTCAACATCGTCGTGCCTTATGCCGATCCTGCTTACGCGAAGCTGCGCGGCGCGCTGGCAATCGATCCGTCGTCCGCGACGAAACTCGATGGCACGTTCGCGCTGCATCCATCGCTGGTCGAAACCGCGAAGATGTACGCCGCGCAGCAGGCGTTGTTCGTGCACGCGGTCGCATCGCCGTACCGGGACCGCTCGCACTTCGACGGACAGAATGTGCTCGAAACCGGCGGGACCGCCCCGTACCAGATGAAGGACGGCTGGCTGAACCGGCTTGTTTCGATGCTGCCGGCAGCGAAGGCAAACGCCATTGCGCTTGCGCCCACGGTTCCGCTGGCGCTGCGCGGCCGCGCCGACGTGACTTCATACGCGCCGTCCGGACTTCCGCAAGCGCCCGACGATCTGCTTGTACGCGTCACGCAGCTCTATTCCGGCGATGCACAGCTTCACGCGCTCTGGACCTCCGCCATGGACGCACGCGGCCTCGCCGCCGATGCCGGCGCACGCCAGGACCCCGCGAGCCTCGGCAAGCTCGCCGCGAGCTTCCTGGGACGTCCCGACGGACCGCGCATAGCGATGATCGAAACTGGCGGATGGGACACGCATACCGCGCAGAACCAGCGGCTCGGCGCGCAACTAAAGGCGCTCGACACCATGATGGCCGCGATGCGCGACGAACTCGGCGACCATTGGGCCAACACGACGGTGCTGGTCGCCACAGAATTCGGACGCATGGCCGCGGCGAACGGGACGGGCGGGACGGACCACGGGACGGCATCGGCGGCAATGCTGCTGGGCGGCGGCGTGCAAGGCGGCAGGATTCTTGCGGACTGGCCGGGGCTTGCGCCGTCGGCGCTTTACCAGGGGCGCGATTTGCGGCCGACGCTCGGGCTCGACTCGTTGATTGCAGCGGCGGCCGGCGAGACGTTTGGTCTCGATCCGGCGCGGGTCAGAGCAACGCTGTTCAATCAAAAAGCTGCAAGCCCGATGTCGACGCGGCTGCTTCGGACCTGA
- a CDS encoding ABC transporter ATP-binding protein: MANTKKLDFGGRAFKDVLGFTVVHWGKQPWRIVAIVALALLAALADVLTPLFAGRLVDALAAGASGKALAWEAAVTAFCALAALGLSATLLRQLVFMNIIALTLRMMSEIAADAFHRVQRFSTDWHGNSFAGSTVRKITRGMWALDLLNDTLLIALLPSVVMLVGATALLGAHWTVMGVVVGIGSLVYIGVTVALSLGFVAPAARLGNAWDTRMGGALADAVSCNTVVKAFGAETREEARLARVIGKWRHRTKRTWARGTINGGVQGGMLVLMQVAILGAALLLWNADKASVGDITFTLTMFFMLQGYLREIGMHVRNLQRSVNDMEELVSLEAQPLGIEDKPGAGHIAISKGEIRFEHVTFCYEGHTTPLYDDFSVHIKSGERVGLVGHSGSGKTTLIKLIQRLYDVSGGKITIDGQNIANVKQASLRGQIAIVQQEPVLFHRSLAENIAYAKPGATRAEIERAARLASAHDFIDRLPQGYDTLVGERGIKLSGGERQRVAIARAFLADAPVLILDEATSSLDSESEVLIQQAMERLMVGRTTLVVAHRLSTVRSLDRLLVLDKGRIAEEGSHDKLIELDNGLYRRLYERQALGLMKEFDQPVLSKQKATGYIGIGDPTLASGT, encoded by the coding sequence ATGGCCAATACAAAAAAACTCGATTTCGGCGGCCGGGCGTTCAAGGATGTTCTCGGTTTCACGGTGGTTCACTGGGGCAAACAGCCCTGGCGGATCGTTGCAATCGTCGCGCTGGCATTGCTCGCCGCGCTGGCCGACGTGCTGACGCCGCTTTTCGCGGGACGTCTTGTCGATGCACTCGCCGCGGGTGCGAGCGGCAAGGCGCTCGCGTGGGAGGCAGCCGTGACCGCGTTCTGCGCGCTGGCCGCGCTGGGCTTGAGCGCCACGCTCCTGCGCCAGCTCGTGTTCATGAACATCATCGCGTTGACGTTGCGGATGATGAGTGAAATCGCCGCCGACGCGTTTCATCGTGTGCAGCGGTTTTCCACCGACTGGCACGGCAACAGCTTTGCTGGATCGACCGTGCGCAAGATCACGCGCGGCATGTGGGCGCTCGACCTGCTCAATGACACGTTGCTGATCGCGCTGTTGCCGTCGGTGGTCATGCTGGTTGGCGCAACCGCGCTGCTCGGCGCCCACTGGACCGTGATGGGCGTGGTGGTGGGTATCGGATCGCTGGTGTATATCGGCGTGACCGTGGCGTTGTCGCTGGGATTTGTCGCGCCTGCCGCGCGGCTCGGCAACGCGTGGGATACGCGCATGGGCGGCGCTCTGGCTGACGCGGTGAGCTGCAATACCGTGGTGAAGGCGTTCGGCGCGGAAACGCGTGAAGAAGCGCGGCTTGCGCGGGTGATCGGCAAGTGGCGGCATCGCACGAAACGCACATGGGCGCGCGGCACGATCAACGGCGGCGTGCAGGGCGGCATGCTCGTGCTCATGCAGGTGGCAATCCTGGGCGCGGCGCTGCTGCTCTGGAACGCCGATAAAGCCAGCGTCGGCGACATCACGTTCACGCTCACCATGTTTTTCATGCTGCAGGGTTATTTGCGCGAAATCGGCATGCATGTGCGCAATCTGCAGCGTTCGGTCAACGACATGGAAGAACTCGTGTCGCTCGAGGCGCAGCCGCTGGGTATCGAAGACAAGCCGGGTGCCGGACACATTGCGATCAGCAAGGGCGAGATTCGTTTCGAGCACGTGACGTTTTGCTATGAAGGCCATACCACGCCGCTTTACGACGATTTCTCGGTCCACATCAAGTCGGGAGAACGCGTTGGCCTGGTTGGGCATTCGGGATCGGGCAAGACCACGCTGATCAAGCTTATTCAGCGTCTTTACGATGTCTCGGGCGGGAAGATCACCATCGACGGGCAGAACATTGCCAATGTGAAGCAGGCATCGCTGCGAGGCCAGATTGCGATCGTCCAGCAGGAGCCGGTGTTGTTTCACCGGTCGCTTGCGGAGAACATCGCGTATGCGAAGCCGGGCGCGACGCGGGCGGAAATCGAGCGTGCGGCCAGGCTTGCGAGCGCGCATGATTTCATCGACAGGTTGCCGCAGGGTTATGACACGCTGGTGGGCGAGCGCGGCATCAAGTTGTCGGGCGGCGAGCGTCAACGCGTGGCGATTGCGCGTGCGTTCCTTGCGGATGCGCCGGTGCTGATACTCGATGAAGCGACGTCGAGCCTCGACAGCGAAAGCGAAGTGCTGATCCAGCAGGCAATGGAACGGCTGATGGTCGGCCGGACCACGCTGGTGGTGGCGCATCGGTTATCGACGGTGCGCTCGCTTGACCGGCTGCTCGTGCTCGACAAAGGCCGGATTGCCGAAGAGGGCAGCCACGACAAATTGATCGAACTCGATAACGGCTTGTATCGCCGGTTGTATGAGCGGCAGGCGCTCGGCTTGATGAAGGAATTCGATCAGCCCGTGCTGTCGAAGCAAAAGGCAACTGGTTACATCGGCATCGGCGATCCGACCTTGGCGTCGGGCACGTGA
- a CDS encoding DUF1800 domain-containing protein: protein MTDVTPAAIAMNRFGLGARAGETAPADPKQWLAAQLTGATYQPVPPALENQPSSSVLAAEFAERQVAIRAAGADDKKGVRKAYNEKLRDTYRAAVNARFTSALQTQAPFIERLVAFWANHFAVSVEKPAVGMLAGSFETEAIRPHVLGRFEDMLVAAERHPAMQIFLDQARSVGPDSPAAERAAARHPENRPGLNENLAREIMELHTLGVRSGYAQEDVTEFARALTGWSIGGMGGGPRRNDAAPGQFVFREPQHEPGARTVMGRQYDQPGEQQALAVLHDLAASPATAQHIAGKLARHFVADNPPPSLVERLAGVFSATNGDLPSVYQVLIDSPEAWSPVDAKFKTPWDWTVSSMRGLGHTDIGALQIAPLLTQLGQPVWRPGSPAGYDDIAASWAAPDALVRRVEMAQRFAARVGDTLDARTLGNQLLAGSLSDATASELSRAESAPTALALLLVSPDFQRR, encoded by the coding sequence ATGACCGACGTCACACCCGCTGCGATCGCGATGAACCGCTTCGGACTCGGCGCCCGCGCGGGAGAAACGGCGCCCGCCGATCCGAAGCAATGGCTCGCCGCGCAGCTCACAGGCGCAACCTATCAGCCCGTGCCGCCCGCGCTTGAAAATCAGCCATCGAGCAGCGTACTCGCCGCGGAGTTTGCCGAACGTCAGGTTGCGATCCGTGCTGCCGGCGCCGACGATAAAAAAGGCGTACGCAAAGCCTACAACGAAAAACTGCGCGATACGTATCGCGCGGCCGTGAACGCACGCTTCACCAGTGCGTTGCAGACGCAGGCGCCGTTTATCGAAAGGCTGGTGGCGTTCTGGGCGAATCACTTTGCGGTATCCGTGGAGAAACCGGCAGTCGGCATGCTCGCCGGATCATTTGAAACCGAGGCCATTCGTCCGCACGTGCTTGGCCGTTTCGAGGACATGCTGGTCGCAGCCGAACGTCATCCGGCCATGCAGATTTTCCTCGATCAGGCGCGCTCGGTCGGCCCGGATAGCCCTGCAGCAGAACGCGCCGCCGCGCGGCATCCGGAGAACAGGCCCGGGCTCAACGAAAATCTCGCGCGCGAGATCATGGAGTTGCATACGCTCGGCGTGCGCAGCGGCTACGCGCAGGAAGACGTCACGGAATTCGCGCGGGCGCTGACGGGGTGGAGTATCGGCGGGATGGGAGGGGGTCCGCGTCGTAACGACGCCGCGCCCGGCCAGTTCGTGTTTCGCGAACCGCAACACGAACCGGGTGCGCGCACGGTCATGGGTCGCCAGTACGATCAGCCCGGCGAGCAACAGGCGCTTGCCGTGCTGCACGATCTGGCGGCTTCGCCCGCAACGGCGCAGCATATCGCCGGCAAACTCGCACGGCATTTTGTCGCCGATAACCCGCCGCCATCGCTCGTCGAACGCCTCGCCGGTGTATTCAGCGCCACGAACGGTGACCTGCCGAGCGTGTACCAGGTGCTGATCGATTCGCCGGAAGCGTGGTCACCTGTCGATGCCAAGTTCAAGACGCCTTGGGACTGGACCGTCTCGTCGATGCGAGGCCTTGGCCATACTGATATCGGCGCCTTGCAGATCGCGCCTTTGCTCACGCAGCTCGGCCAGCCGGTGTGGCGCCCGGGCTCCCCTGCCGGCTACGACGATATCGCCGCGAGTTGGGCCGCCCCCGATGCGCTCGTGCGCCGCGTAGAAATGGCCCAGCGCTTCGCCGCGCGCGTGGGCGATACGCTCGATGCCCGTACACTCGGCAATCAGTTGCTTGCTGGATCGCTCAGCGATGCTACGGCATCCGAACTATCCCGCGCCGAAAGCGCGCCGACCGCGCTTGCACTCCTGCTGGTTTCCCCCGATTTTCAAAGGAGATGA